TATTTCACTGGGAGGGTGGACTGTACTCTTACAGCCCAATAGAAATCTGGTTAATAACGTCAGTATATAATTGTGACGCTGGCGGCACGAAAGAAGCTAGAGACGAAGTTGAGCTaacgtgctctttattatcTATGACAAACAATGTAAGCGGTAAAGTAATCCGCAGGCGTCCTATGAACGCCGAGTCCCAAAATACACCGAGGGAGCTCCGTAGTATGGAATGCCCCTAATGCACAGCGTTGTGATTCGAGGACTGCGGGTGCATGAATAGGCAGACACCATGATGAGGAGTAGGTGTCTCCAATCAGTAAACAGGTGGTTGAGAACGACGTAGACAAACGGTACGGCCCCCGTCTGACGTGGACGTGtctttctttaaatttttaACGAGCAGTACGTGGTCCTAATGTTGTAACATGACCCTAACGCAGTAGTGCAGTAATGGAATGCCAGTAAGGAAATGAGAAACAATGTAAAGTGAAAATGCCAGATTACCCTGAGAGCTGAAACCTAGGGTGAGACTCTCGCCCCACCTGTAGAGAAGCTTAAGAATGGTGAAATCAAAGtggtaataaaaaatcaaattatTGAAAGTTTAGAGAATATTTAGGTTGTGGTATGTATTTATAACCTGTTAACATGTTTAaaggtgagcggtaaggaggcggacgcatgggcggagaagagcgagatttattatgggcaaatccagaatcggagtcgttgtagcagtccagggtcatattaccaacacggagagtagGGGGATACATAAttacaaaacaagggctagaataaacgaaggcaaacaggagtATCGGGCTATAacaagacgctaggaaaactctgggctaagaaacacataggcacggagtacaaatttaacacaatgattcaaaatTATATGTACGCACAGAATCAAGaaacatacacaacaaacaGCAACCACACAGGCCTCAatacagggtttaaatacatgaatttaacgagggacaggtgttgaaaattaAACGACGgtcggagaaaacgaaactacggaatggcGCTAAGGGACACaggacagggaaaacacggaagatgggagggactgatcatgacgaCATGTATTTTGCGTAAAGGGAGAAAATGATTGTctaaacaggaaaagaaataaatgtcaaGGCATTAAACCATAATAACTGTATTCAAAAGAATATACATTTAATTCTATACAACTTTGTTTCGTGCTGGCCATCTTACCTAGTGAAGGTGATTTTAGCTAATATTTAGTTAATAACACATACTGTAACATTTATTCTAACACAAAATTGAACACCTTAAGTAACATACACCAGTGCAATATACAGTATACCAGTTAATTATCTTAAAGTTGCATTAAACACAGTTGACTATTGGTTAGTTTCATGCTGATAATTTTTCTTATGGGTTTTTAATTTCTATGTTatttttagggaaaaaaaagtaaaataatttcaCTGTTGATGGTGGAATAGTGAGCCTTTACTttcaattaacatttaattattatttttttttttacatttaatagtGAGCCTTTACTTTCAATTaacatttaatctttttttacatttaatagtGAGCCTTTACTttcaattaacattttaatcttttttacatttaattttagtttactaaaatgttttggattttcttttaaacttaCCATGGCGCTACCCTCTCAGCTAAACTGATTCCTGAGTTGCTGTTACAATATTATATTGTGTAAATAAACACCAATGAAACTATTGGTATTGCTATTTGGTACCACTAATTACAGTTGGAGTTGGTCTAAATAATCAACAAGCAAAAACTGATCCTTCTCCAGAGCTATGGGCAGCACTGTTCTGtcttaactttttattttttttgttgacttAGAATATAACAGTAAATCTGTTAGATAAGAAATTCCTCTTTACTATGCTCAGTATGTCTACTTGTCGATCAGTGAACTTTTGTGAACAGACAGGAGTGTTATGAAGTATTTTAGAACTCAGTAACATTGCTTATGCTAGATCAGAAGTAATCCCtaaattattttgtgatttttttttttttttcttttcaaaatatgtATGACAAGTGCTGATAACCTGTCTTGTCCATGGAACTCACGATGAATAGATTTTGTTCCTTCTGTTCATCATTCACAGACAAGCATTCCCTGTATTACATCTACACGGCCCTCTCCAAGCCTATCACTCTGCCCGGGATCTATGAGTTCACTGCTCTGGGTCTGCTAGATGACAGGAAGCTTGATTACTTCAACAGCCAGAACCAGACTAAGGTTCCTATGCAGGACTGGATGAGAGAGAAGATGCAGGCAGATTACTGGGACAAAGGCACCCAGTCCCGCAGGAGCAAACAGCAGTGGTTTAAGGTCAATGTGGACATTCTGACGAAGCGCATGAATCACAGCAAGTCTGGTTAGTACATTATCaatcataataaaatatagatGTTATCCAGTGATCCTGGGTGTTTTGTGCTAATAAATGTGATGGTCTTTGTTGTCTTGATACATAATGAATTTCAGACCTTCATGTTCTGCAATGGAGGCATGGCTGTGAGATTAAAGAAGACTCGGGTAGAATACAATTTCTGAAAGGTATAGATGAGTACAGCTATGATGGCCAAGAGTTCCTCTCCTTCGACAGTTCAAACAGTCGCTGGATCGCTCCGGTACAAGCTGCTGAACCTACCAAAAGGAAATGGGATGATGTGTCCATCCTGAACCAGTACACCAAGGGTTACCtggagaaagagtgtgtggaCTGGCTCACCAAGTTCATGGATTATGGAAAGGAATCACTGAGAAAACACAGTAAGCACCacaaatttttcattttcttttaacatcTGAACTACATTAAGTTCAGGTTATGAAAAGAATAAGTTCATCCTGTATTATTGATAACATATTTAAAACTACCATATATTGGTGTAGAATGtcaatatttgttgtttttttaaattgaaaagaATTACACACATGCTAGAAATGGCATCCATCATGACTATGTGTAAAAGCATGACATGTTATCATGGCCCGTTACCATGGCCCGTTACCATACAATGGTAACATAACACATTAGCTTCTttaacaggttttttttaatagactCCTGAATCCTGAGTGAATGTTACCTTTTGAATTGACATGATCTTTCTCATCTGGCTGTAGTGCTGTTTTACAGTTCTGTGTCTGGAGCCTGAGTAGAGTAGTGGTACTGCGGTATTCATGTGAGCTACAATAATCTGGTAATGTTAAAATATCTAATAAatatctgttttgtgttttttctttagcTCCACCGGCTGTTTATGCATTTGCGAAGAAATCTGTGACTGACTCCAACAAACTGACCCTGACCTGCCTGGCTACAGGCTTCTACCCTAAAGATGTGACGATGAATGTGAGGAAGTATCGCACCTCCCTGCCTGAAGATCTGCTAACGTCTTCAGGAGTCAGACCCAATGATGATGACACCTACCagctgaggaagagtgtggacaTCCTGGAGAGTGAAAAAGCAGATTATGACTGTTATGTCCGCCACAGCAGTCTCATAGATCCAGTAATTACCAAATGGGGTAAATAGTGTTGATGTGTTGAGAATCATTTTACTAACACTtataatgaaaaacacaattcaatagtttgttaaaatgttcagtaatgtataaaaagcaataatgagaagtaaaattattttaaatttagaaaTGTAATGTTTGACAGTGGAGAATATGGCACctttaatttgattatttgttgtttttgtagatGGAAAATGTAATGACTGTTCAGGAGAGAAAATCCAGAGTGCTATTATTGGAGGAATGGTTGGAGTTTTGCTCACACTGGCTGTGGTTGGTGTGATCATCTGTATCCTTAAATGTAGAAGTGAGTAGAACAAGATAATTACAGATGCTCTCTACTCCCTCGAGAGTTTTATGTATAATACTGTACTAATTTCACGGCAGAAAGAGTACATTTCACACTTGAATACCATATAGTGTGTGCTTAGAAGACTAGCTCAACTCAGTGTATTGAAAATAATGTTGagatttaatttagtttctCATGGCTTTCTCAGACAAAAATGGGTCCAAAGCTCCTCATCGATATCAGCCACCAAATGATGGTAAGTGGAGTTTATGATAAACTTTACAAAATATCTTGGCCTGTGTCACCAGAAGCAGATTGAGCCTTTGACCAGATTACCACGTACACCTGGAGCTGCATTTCCAAGTGTCACCTTTTCTGTGTGTCCTACCTCACTGTCAGTACTGATTCTGACTATGACAatattctgaatttaaaaacatcaatttGATTTCTTTGGCATTAATGGATTGCTGTGCATTGTAAATTAGCTgtgttgtctttgtctttttcccgtctctttattttatatttaaaacattttgggtTTTCTAGATTCCTTATTTTGatctttaattttttatgtCAGTGACTTCTCCTCCAGTTCCTCCTTCAggtcctgcagctgctgtgaCTGTTACATCTGGCCCCACTAATAATatcacatatttaaaacatttaggGTGTGCACTGTGCACTGTAGCTTAGTTGTGCTGTCAtcatattatttttccttttcttattttaaagaTTCCTTATTTTGATATGTAATCTTTACTTTACTCCCAAATTCTCATTAAGGTTCTAAAGGTCCTGTGCTTACCGATTCTGACTCTGGTAATgatattacaatatttaaaaccATTCACATTTTGTTTCCCTTGGAATTAGTCAACTCCTGTGCACTGTATCTTAGCTGtgtcatcctcttcctctcttgcaGGAAAGGGAAGCAGTGGCAGCTCTCCCAGTGGCAGCGCTGGTGGATCGCCCAGTGGCAGCGCTGGTGGATCTCCCAGTGGCAGCGCTGGTGGATCTCCCAGTGGCAGCGCTGGTGGATCGCCCAGTGGCAGCGCTGAAATTATTACATCAAACTCATTCTGCACCTGACTCTGTTAGGTTAATATTTATCCTGGGTAACAGTATGAACTCAATTTCCTATAAAactgtttagaatattttaatcTCAAATTTCAATGATGGTACACTGTTCTGTCGGTAAATCACTATTAATGATGatgtatattaattataatgtacattttgcaAAGCATTGTATAAGGTTCTTAGGACAGTTAAAGGGTTAGGGAAATGTGGCCCATCTGAATCAGGCAGTGTAACGCatggaggctaagcaggatgcagggaccaGTCGCGTGAAACAGAATGACACGTTTATTAAGACACGAAACAAAGACGACTTAGCACATTGACTGACGTAAGGTTAAACACCAACatattgtttactttttatttcatatttcatagtTTTTATATATGCGTAAATGAGGAACATAACACATGGGGGGAGGCTtggccacacacacgcacgcagggaGACATCTAGGAAGAAACGGTTGTAACGTGACAGGCACAGAATgtttaaattagatttaatcttattttaatttatatgaaAACTGACTTTttgcacacataaaacaaactaatGAAAATAACCTCACCACTTACCTTAGGTTACTCAGCTCAACTATGGCAGAAGAATCACTATCATTATAGACGGTATATTGTAGATGTTTTTAGTCTTTGTGTAAAGAAACAGTGGTGGATTAAAAGTTTAATAATGCTTTGGTTCCTGTATTTCAGATGGACTTCAAATGGAAGTGTGACTTTCTATCAGTTTGCAGTCCAACTGAAAATCTGTCTGGATTCCTTCTATCCTCTGATGTgttgtttacagtgtggattCCTGAATAAAGACCCACACTAGAAACTATTAGGGCAACGCAATGCATAAGTTAGTGAAAAAGTGTTTAGAAATATCAATGAATGATTACCTATGTCGAATCTTTAATGGGGCTACTTTTGTGGAGgaaaagtttaatatttttgaatgtcagatgcaaatataaatatgtaaacaaggTGGAAGTCTGTGAAACTTGCAGTAATTACATCACATTATGCACTGTAATGGTTTTAATTACCTCTCCACAGTATGACTATAAGATATTTGTATGTCTTTATGGTTTGAAGGCGTCTCTACTCTTCACTGTTTTTCTGATTTGAAACATGGAATATTTTTAGGAAGTCTTAATATGCCTTATATGACTAAATACCAAATATGTTAAATAGAAAGGACGGATATGTTTAGATGAGCCTATTCTAATATGTAATGTATTATAGTGATTAAGTGACCGtgtcaaacaaaaagaaagaaataaagaatcaGTATTTTTTACGTTCGTCCCTTGGCGTGCGTAGCCTGAGCTTCATCTCCGTCGCAACATTAACCTGCAGCATCTGCTCAGAAACTGATGATGTTCGCTGTATTATTCTTCTATTGGCTGAGCACGTTTCCTCAAAACAGTCTGACAACGGAGGAAGTTAACGCCGAAGAGTAAATCGGTCGAAAAAATAGCTTTCTTTCAACCTAAAACCGTGTAAAAATAACCGATTTAAACAAAGATGGCTAAATTGATACTTAAATGGCTACTGGTTTGCATTTTATTAACGTCTGAAGTTGTTCTGCCAGCGTTGGGCGGTAAGTTCTTGAGGAAATAGaggttagctaacctatctGCGCCATAGTCGAAAACGaaagtaataaatgtaaaagtcaACAATAAAGAAGATGTACAACTCATTTGATTAAAATGGCCAATTTTAATGTGTTAAGTTTTAAACAAACGTTCTTTGActactttttttattatttaaaaacgtTAATATACAGTCGCATGGACTTGCAACGGCACGCTGTCCTCGTATTTCAAACAATTTAAGGACGTTTTAATAAGATGAAGTTTATCTTATTTTACTATTGTAAATTAGACTACGTG
This region of Electrophorus electricus isolate fEleEle1 chromosome 2, fEleEle1.pri, whole genome shotgun sequence genomic DNA includes:
- the LOC113583839 gene encoding major histocompatibility complex class I-related gene protein-like isoform X1, whose translation is MGNIVLCVLLFGFVLPTLSDKHSLYYIYTALSKPITLPGIYEFTALGLLDDRKLDYFNSQNQTKVPMQDWMREKMQADYWDKGTQSRRSKQQWFKVNVDILTKRMNHSKSDLHVLQWRHGCEIKEDSGRIQFLKGIDEYSYDGQEFLSFDSSNSRWIAPVQAAEPTKRKWDDVSILNQYTKGYLEKECVDWLTKFMDYGKESLRKHTPPAVYAFAKKSVTDSNKLTLTCLATGFYPKDVTMNVRKYRTSLPEDLLTSSGVRPNDDDTYQLRKSVDILESEKADYDCYVRHSSLIDPVITKWDGKCNDCSGEKIQSAIIGGMVGVLLTLAVVGVIICILKCRNKNGSKAPHRYQPPNDGSKGPVLTDSDSGKGSSGSSPSGSAGGSPSGSAGGSPSGSAGGSPSGSAGGSPSGSAEIITSNSFCT
- the LOC113583839 gene encoding major histocompatibility complex class I-related gene protein-like isoform X2 → MGNIVLCVLLFGFVLPTLSDKHSLYYIYTALSKPITLPGIYEFTALGLLDDRKLDYFNSQNQTKVPMQDWMREKMQADYWDKGTQSRRSKQQWFKVNVDILTKRMNHSKSDLHVLQWRHGCEIKEDSGRIQFLKGIDEYSYDGQEFLSFDSSNSRWIAPVQAAEPTKRKWDDVSILNQYTKGYLEKECVDWLTKFMDYGKESLRKHTPPAVYAFAKKSVTDSNKLTLTCLATGFYPKDVTMNVRKYRTSLPEDLLTSSGVRPNDDDTYQLRKSVDILESEKADYDCYVRHSSLIDPVITKWDGKCNDCSGEKIQSAIIGGMVGVLLTLAVVGVIICILKCRNKNGSKAPHRYQPPNDGKGSSGSSPSGSAGGSPSGSAGGSPSGSAGGSPSGSAGGSPSGSAEIITSNSFCT
- the LOC113583839 gene encoding major histocompatibility complex class I-related gene protein-like isoform X3, coding for MGNIVLCVLLFGFVLPTLSDKHSLYYIYTALSKPITLPGIYEFTALGLLDDRKLDYFNSQNQTKVPMQDWMREKMQADYWDKGTQSRRSKQQWFKVNVDILTKRMNHSKSDLHVLQWRHGCEIKEDSGRIQFLKGIDEYSYDGQEFLSFDSSNSRWIAPVQAAEPTKRKWDDVSILNQYTKGYLEKECVDWLTKFMDYGKESLRKHTPPAVYAFAKKSVTDSNKLTLTCLATGFYPKDVTMNVRKYRTSLPEDLLTSSGVRPNDDDTYQLRKSVDILESEKADYDCYVRHSSLIDPVITKWDGKCNDCSGEKIQSAIIGGMVGVLLTLAVVGVIICILKCRMTSPPVPPSGPAAAVTVTSGPTNNITYLKHLGCALCTVA